The nucleotide window GTCGATGAGGCGTGTGCGGGCCTCGCGGCTGGCCCAGGCGACGTGGGGGGTGATGAGGCAGTTTTTGGCTTGCTGGAGCGGATTGGGCTGCTTCGGCGGCTCGACGCTGAGGACATCTAGGCCTGCTCCGGCGATGGTGCCGGCATTGAGCGCGGCTGCGAGCGCGGCCTCATCTACCAGCGGGCCGCGTCCGGTATTGATGAGCAGCGCCGTGGGCTTCATGAGGCCGAGCGTGCGCTCATTGATGAGGTGCTTGGTGTCATCGGTGAGTGGGCAGTGCAAGGATAGCACATCTGAGTGGCGAAAGAGCGTGTCCGTATCCGCAGGCTCGATGCCCGGAGGCGGCGGTGTGGGCCAGGAGCGACGTGAGGCGAGCACGCGCATGCCAAAGGCCGCGCCGATGCGTGCCACGGCCGCGCCGATGCCGCCGTAACCGACGATGCCGAGCGTTTTCCCGGCGAGCTCGATGATGGGCTTGTCCCAATAGCAAAAATCCGGGCAGCGCTGCCAGCCGCCGGCACGCACGTCTGCGGCGGCAGCTCCGACATGATTCGCTAGCTCCAAAATGAGCGCGAAAACATGCTGCGCCACGGCTGGTGTGCCGTAGCCGGGCACATTGGTGACAGGTATGCCGCGCTCCTTTGCTGCCACGGTATCGACCACGTTGAAGCCTGTGGCGATGACGCCGATGTAGCGCAGATCGGGTAGCGCAGCGATGATCTCGCGTGTGATCGGGGCTTTGTTCGTGATGATGGCGGTCGCGCCGGCACAGCGGGCGACGGTTTCCTCCAGCGGCGTGCGCGGATGGATGTCGCATGGGCCGATGGACTCGAAGGGGGACCAACTCACGTCACCAGGATTGGCGGTGTGAGCATCAAGAAGGACGATTTTCATGGGAAAGGCCCGCACAGGAGAAAGGCGCGGCCTCTCGTCAATCTGCATGCGCAGCAAATCCATCCGGCTTCACGGCCAAAATAGAGCACGGGATGGCCTGGATGATTTTTTCCGCCGTGGTGCCGATGAACATTTCCCGCAATCCGCTGCGACCACGCGTGCCGACTACGACGAGATCAGCGCTGGCCTGCTCCACATGCTCCAGGATGGTCTGGCGCACATTGAGACGCTCGATGACATGCGAGGTGGTTTTTACCGATGGCTCTTCTTGGGTGAGTGGAGCGAGGAAGTTGCCCAACTCGGCCTCCCAATGCTGCTGGGCATCTGGGTCGATCTGCACTGTGT belongs to Verrucomicrobiaceae bacterium and includes:
- a CDS encoding D-2-hydroxyacid dehydrogenase; its protein translation is MKIVLLDAHTANPGDVSWSPFESIGPCDIHPRTPLEETVARCAGATAIITNKAPITREIIAALPDLRYIGVIATGFNVVDTVAAKERGIPVTNVPGYGTPAVAQHVFALILELANHVGAAAADVRAGGWQRCPDFCYWDKPIIELAGKTLGIVGYGGIGAAVARIGAAFGMRVLASRRSWPTPPPPGIEPADTDTLFRHSDVLSLHCPLTDDTKHLINERTLGLMKPTALLINTGRGPLVDEAALAAALNAGTIAGAGLDVLSVEPPKQPNPLQQAKNCLITPHVAWASREARTRLIDACAANLRAFLAGKPVHVVNP